The sequence GGCAAGATCTGTGGTAAGCATTCCTGGGGGATGGCGTTTCTTCGGATCTTGTGAATCTGGCACAGTTCCGGCACCTGCTCCATCTTTTGGATGCCACTGATATGCACCAGCCGGACTTTTTGTTAATTCCCATTCATAACTGAAAAGATTCCTGAAGAAGTTATTACTCCACCTTGTAGGTGTAGCAGTCCATGTAACCTCGATACCGCTAGTGATCGTGTTGTTTCCCTTTCCGGTTCCAAAACTACTCTTCCAGCCAAGACCCTGTTCTTCAATTCCCGCAGCTTCAGGTTCAGGCCCGACATGAGACGCAGGACCGGCACCATGGGTTTTACCAAATGCATGACCTCCGGCGATAAGTGCAACCGTTTCCTCATCATTCATGGCCATTCGCGCGAAAACTTCCCGAATATCCCTCGCAGCTGCAACCGGATCAGGTTTGCCGTTCGGCCCTTCAGGATTTACGTAAATAAGGCCCATCTGTACAGCAGCGAGAGGTTTCTCAAGTTCCCGGTCGCCTGAATACCGCTTATCACCAAGCCATGTGTCCTCTGAACCCCAGTATGTATCCTCCTGCGGTTCCCAGAAATCCTCACGTCCACCTCCAAATCCGAATGTTTTGAATCCCATAGACTCCAGGGCAACGTTGCCTGCAAGGATCATAAGATCAGCCCACGAGATTTTCTGACCATATTTTTGTTTTATTGGCCAGAGGAGCCTGCGTGCTTTATCGAGGTTTACATTATCCGGCCAGCTGTTGAGCGGAGGGAATCGTTGCTGTCCCCCACTCGCACCTCCCCGGCCATCAAAAGTGCGGTACGTCCCGGCACTGTGCCATGCCATGCGAATCAGCAAGGGCCCGTAATGACCAAAATCCGCCGGCCACCACTCCTGCGAATTGGTCATCATATCCTTCAAATCCTTCTTCACAGCCGCCAGATCAAGTTTTTTAAATTCATCCCGGTAGTTATAATTCCCACCGAGTGGATTGGAGACGGGAGTGTTCTGGTGAAGGATCCTGAGATTAAGCTGGTTGGGCCACCAGTCACGGATAAACCTGCCTTCGCCAATTATTTGCATATTTCCTCCGCTATGTGCCGGATTATGGGTATTCTCAGTCATCGTGGTACCTTCCTACGGATGTCTGACTTATCTCCTCTGGGGTGATAAACATTTCTTCGTAGGGAAATTCACTGTATTGGTATAATTTAGCCTGATCTCCTGTAATTCCATCAGAATTACGGGATATCACAAACCGGAATACATCTTTTTAATCATCTCCATCAGTCCAAATCCCTTTTCGGTGATGAGGTATTGGCCGGATGTTGCATCCTTGGCAACGAGTTCTGCTTCAATCAGCCGGGTTACATGAAAGAGAAGGTGTCCACCTTTGTACCCGGTGAGTGTACTAAGTTCCTTGTAACTCATTCCACCTCTTGATAATGCTTTGATCATACTGAACCGGACTGGGTGAGATAGAGGTTCGATAATCCTGGATAAAACCATCTCATCTGGAAGATCTTTCATGTAAGAGATCTGTCCCTGTCGTTTCAATCCGGATCTGGTCAATGACAGTTCACCTATTGCCTTCATCAGTTGATCGCGTTCTGTTGTATACACCTGAAAACAGGAGATACAAGGCTTTTGTCTGAGTTCCGGATATTTATTCATCAGTTCGTCGTCGATCTGGATCTGGTTTTTTAAGAAATCATCTGCTTCATCCGGATCCATACGTTCGGCAGATTCTTTCAGACGGCACATGAAAAAATCAATACAGTCGGTTCGGTTATATAAAGAACATGGATTTGGGCAAACAGATTCAAATTCACGACGCATTGTGTTTAAAACTAAATCAAGAAGGAGTCTTTGATAGCCCTGAGTGATCTGTTTACGCATTACTTCGATCTTTTCCTCAATAAACAGGTTCTGGAATGACCGTAGTTCGGAGATGATCAATTCACCCTGCTCACGCTGGATAGATCCCAAATCACGTATTTGTTTCTCGATCTGAATAATTCGCTCTTCTATCTCATCTTTACGCATGATGCACTCTGGTATATTCAAATTACCTTACATTATATTTTCTTTACCTCACCAGTATCTGTATGGACAAATCATACGAGAATGACATGCAGTATCCTGAATATATGGAAAATGGAGATGTTCGTGGGCGATGTGGATTTCATTGCCGGAAATGCCCTGCTTATAAAGAAAATATCCACAGCGATACCGATCGGAGTCGGGTTCATCTGACCTGGAACAAGATTTACGGACTTGATGTTCCTCCAAGTGTCTTGAATTGTGATGGATGTCTGAAACCTGACGATGAGCACCCTGTCAGAATAGGTGGAGATTGTGAGATCCGAAATTGTGTTCTGGAGAAAAATCTCGCTCATTGTGGATTATGTGCTGATTTTCCCTGTGATCTCATGGAAAGACATCTTGCGAGTGTTGAGACCGTGGTCCCTGAGTGCCGGAGTTCATGTTCTCCTGAAGAGTTCAGAGATT comes from Methanospirillum hungatei and encodes:
- the katG gene encoding catalase/peroxidase HPI; the protein is MTENTHNPAHSGGNMQIIGEGRFIRDWWPNQLNLRILHQNTPVSNPLGGNYNYRDEFKKLDLAAVKKDLKDMMTNSQEWWPADFGHYGPLLIRMAWHSAGTYRTFDGRGGASGGQQRFPPLNSWPDNVNLDKARRLLWPIKQKYGQKISWADLMILAGNVALESMGFKTFGFGGGREDFWEPQEDTYWGSEDTWLGDKRYSGDRELEKPLAAVQMGLIYVNPEGPNGKPDPVAAARDIREVFARMAMNDEETVALIAGGHAFGKTHGAGPASHVGPEPEAAGIEEQGLGWKSSFGTGKGNNTITSGIEVTWTATPTRWSNNFFRNLFSYEWELTKSPAGAYQWHPKDGAGAGTVPDSQDPKKRHPPGMLTTDLALRFDPIYEKISRRFYENPEQLADAFARAWFKLTHRDMGPRTRYLGPEVPQEELIWQDPIPMVNHPLIDKQDIALLKSRILTSGLSISRLVSTAWASAFTFRGSDKRGGANGARIRLAPQKDWEVNEPAELANTVKILENIQRDFNNTASGGKKVSLADVIVLAGCAGIEQAAKNAGYNVEVPFTPGRMDALQEQTDGASFAVLEPLADGFRNYMKDNISMAAEAMLVDKAQLLTLTAPEMTVLIGGMRVLNTNFGQSKHGVFTKKPETLTNDFFINLLDVSIEWKGISDARDLFEGRDRSTGEVKWTGTRVDLIFGSNAQLRAVAEVYACSDAKEKFVHDFVAVWAKVMNLDRFDLAIS
- a CDS encoding DUF3795 domain-containing protein codes for the protein MDKSYENDMQYPEYMENGDVRGRCGFHCRKCPAYKENIHSDTDRSRVHLTWNKIYGLDVPPSVLNCDGCLKPDDEHPVRIGGDCEIRNCVLEKNLAHCGLCADFPCDLMERHLASVETVVPECRSSCSPEEFRDFIEPYLCREFLESEKNK
- a CDS encoding winged helix-turn-helix domain-containing protein, with amino-acid sequence MRKDEIEERIIQIEKQIRDLGSIQREQGELIISELRSFQNLFIEEKIEVMRKQITQGYQRLLLDLVLNTMRREFESVCPNPCSLYNRTDCIDFFMCRLKESAERMDPDEADDFLKNQIQIDDELMNKYPELRQKPCISCFQVYTTERDQLMKAIGELSLTRSGLKRQGQISYMKDLPDEMVLSRIIEPLSHPVRFSMIKALSRGGMSYKELSTLTGYKGGHLLFHVTRLIEAELVAKDATSGQYLITEKGFGLMEMIKKMYSGL